The following are encoded together in the Anopheles nili chromosome 3, idAnoNiliSN_F5_01, whole genome shotgun sequence genome:
- the LOC128724119 gene encoding ring canal kelch homolog: MNGGGGAVGGGIGAVGGIGGPVAGIPAVSNPVPYVVPSNQPQPGPSGLGSAQAHRYINGASGGGASSSGVIPPPPPSMLHSMQQLYHPLAYRNELYDRTAGYDVPRGRAGPGYYQNQPPCSGRYPNLHLDLNRSRYPTGSLSQRTPRQRSFDDTESYHYYRCQSQANGAKYDNLYERVREEPAYQNTGSFAPAANRAGLFGRFDVIGHGVGRIERHLSSSCGNIDHYSLGGHYAVLGHSHLGTVGHIRLNQPATGNGANGATGANTPHCSNASSTQATNSGKDSSSVNVKSFFSCLGGENSQSMNNLNKPSSGVPSAAFLPDGGSIAGGSGAGGTVSGSAGGLGGNGQGQGGSIMGGLASAAAIGNAGSACNGTLTGKSTGAIPKISRKAKQSQLADAQMGASSTPPSVAAAGGLPDMCAVDPTYSSAGRVSKPSLQWLLVNKWLPMWVGQAPPDYKFIDFNFMFSRNCDGCSSAGGSHSQQQQQQQQHQELVRYGTIGQADYIPPAREYPTMTGSYPRVLRNTPQLARLREHEYENVPLNDSQATSGVQRTVGSRATGSAVPLRARSESPRRAGADPLRTWAFNFENNSFRPARSAPAAVENGAGRPREVRRITDGTFGVRELQQNDDEKPGPSGLAGRMTMTARTTAISSPLTDRDEGRPSSASSSSDSDNFAMESLAAESGGARGDEEDDEEEEDVSSRTLGEGAPAVSSKDKEHVPSSSNDSSDSLNYDGPEPMDGAMADRSLSEDEVEMAAAHGGEGLSDGLVDKPTE; the protein is encoded by the coding sequence ATGAACGGTGGGggtggtgctgttggtggtggaatCGGTGCGGTTGGTGGGATTGGAGGCCCTGTTGCGGGTATCCCTGCTGTTTCAAATCCGGTACCGTACGTGGTACCATCAAATCAACCCCAGCCGGGTCCTTCCGGGCTTGGATCCGCTCAGGCACATCGTTACATCAACGGAGCGTCCGGAGGAGGAGCATCGTCGAGTGGGGTGAttcctccacccccaccaagCATGCTGCACAGCATGCAGCAACTGTACCATCCGTTGGCGTACCGTAACGAGTTGTACGACCGAACCGCCGGTTACGATGTTCCGCGAGGTCGTGCAGGACCGGGTTACTACCAGAACCAACCACCGTGCAGTGGCCGGTATCCGAATTTGCATCTCGATTTGAACCGCTCCCGCTACCCGACGGGTTCGCTGTCTCAACGAACACCCCGGCAGCGGTCGTTCGATGACACGGAATCGTATCACTATTACCGGTGCCAGAGCCAAGCGAACGGAGCCAAGTATGACAACTTGTATGAACGTGTACGTGAGGAACCGGCTTACCAGAACACGGGCTCGTTTGCACCAGCTGCCAACCGGGCCGGGTTATTCGGTCGGTTCGACGTGATCGGGCACGGTGTTGGTCGTATCGAGCGTCATCTAAGTTCGTCCTGTGGTaacatcgatcattacagctTGGGTGGGCATTATGCCGTGCTGGGACACAGCCACCTCGGAACCGTTGGACACATCCGGCTAAACCAGCCAGCGACAGGTAATGGAGCGAATGGGGCCACTGGAGCTAACACACCGCACTGTAGTAATGCTTCCTCGACTCAAGCAACCAACTCCGGCAAGGACTCGTCGTCGGTAAATGTGAAAAGTTTCTTCAGCTGCCTCGGTGGAGAGAACTCGCAATCGATGAACAATTTGAACAAACCATCGAGTGGAGTACCTAGCGCTGCATTCCTTCCGGATGGTGGTTCAATTGCTGGAGGTTCAGGTGCTGGTGGAACGGTTAGTGGATCTGCAGGTGGTCTCGGAGGAAACGGTCAAGGCCAAGGTGGAAGCATTATGGGTGGTTTGGCGAGTGCCGCTGCGATCGGAAATGCCGGATCCGCTTGCAATGGTACGTTGACGGGGAAATCAACCGGAGCGATTCCAAAGATTAGTCgcaaagcgaaacaatcgCAACTTGCAGACGCACAGATGGGAGCATCATCAACTCCACCATCGGTAGCTGCTGCCGGAGGATTGCCGGATATGTGTGCGGTTGATCCGACCTATTCCAGTGCTGGTCGCGTGTCGAAGCCTTCTCTGCAGTGGTTGCTGGTGAACAAGTGGCTCCCGATGTGGGTTGGCCAAGCACCACCGGATTACAAGTTTATCGATTTTAACTTCATGTTCTCGCGGAACTGTGACGGATGTTCCTCGGCCGGTGGTTCGCATagtcagcagcaacagcaacagcagcagcatcaagaATTGGTGCGTTACGGGACGATCGGGCAGGCTGATTACATCCCGCCAGCTCGCGAATATCCTACCATGACCGGAAGCTACCCGCGTGTGTTACGTAACACCCCCCAACTGGCTCGGTTGCGTGAGCACGAGTACGAAAATGTCCCGCTCAATGATTCCCAAGCAACATCCGGCGTCCAACGTACGGTAGGTTCACGTGCCACTGGTTCTGCCGTGCCGTTACGAGCCCGCTCGGAAAGTCCTCGTCGGGCTGGTGCTGATCCTCTACGTACATGGGCGTTTAACTTCGAGAACAACAGCTTCCGTCCAGCTCGAAGCGCACCGGCGGCGGTAGAAAACGGTGCAGGTAGACCGCGTGAAGTGCGCCGCATCACCGACGGTACGTTCGGTGTCCGGGAGTTGCAACAGAACGATGATGAAAAACCGGGCCCTAGCGGACTTGCTGGCAGGATGACGATGACCGCCAGGACAACCGCAATTTCTTCTCCTCTGACTGACCGAGACGAGGGACGTCCATCGTCCGCCAGTTCGTCCTCGGATTCAGACAACTTTGCGATGGAATCTCTGGCGGCCGAGTCGGGCGGTGCTCGTGGTGACGAGGAAGAcgacgaagaggaagaagacgTCAGCAGCCGGACGTTGGGTGAGGGTGCGCCAGCGGTCAGCTCGAAGGATAAGGAACACGTACCATCGTCGTCGAATGATTCGTCGGATTCATTAAACTACGATGGTCCAGAACCGATGGATGGAGCGATGGCCGATCGGTCGCTTTCGGAGGACGAGGTGGAGATGGCAGCTGCTCACGGTGGCGAAGGATTAAGTGACGGTCTCGTGGATAAACCAACCGAATAA
- the LOC128725178 gene encoding ring canal kelch homolog has protein sequence MLSLIHYTLGIMSSLGNGNNHGHNINSNTGSSQNSAAEGTMERGSCILVRYASQNSLDESSQKQLPRANGKEKTTGAYRNNIHTQRSFEAMNMMREQNMLCDVVLVAEGIEIPAHKMVLASCSQYFYAMFTGFEESRQDRITLQGVDPRALQLLIEYVYRAVVEVTEENVQILLTAANLLQLTDVRDACCDYLQTQLDPSNCLGIRDFADIHGCIDLLNYAETYIEQHFSEVVQFDEFLNLSSDQVAHLIKSDRLSVPTEEKVYECVITWIQYDVNGRQHHMADLMEHVRLPLLSQDYLVQHVEKEHLLKGDLQCKDYIIEALKYHLLKGEQKSCFKTPRTIPRQPVGLPKVLLVIGGQAPKAIRSVECYDLREEKWYQVAEMPTRRCRAGLAVLGDKVYAVGGFNGSLRVKTVDVYDPVLDQWTTSYNMEARRSTLGVAVLNSCIYAVGGFDGSTGLSSAEMFDPKRQEWRLIASMSTRRSSVGVGVVNGLLYAVGGYDGASRQCLASVERYNPSTDSWTQIAEMSARRSGAGVGVLDNILFAVGGHDGPLVRKSVEAYDPATNSWRAVGDMAFCRRNAGVVAHNGMLYVVGGDDGLSNLASVEVYSPETDSWRILPSSMSIGRSYAGVAMIDKPL, from the exons ATGCTATCATTGATACATTACACGCTAGGAATCATGAGCAGTCTAGGCAACGGCAACAATCACGGTCACAACATCAACAGTAACACCGGAAGCAGTCAAAACTCAGCCGCCGAGGGAACGATGGAGCGTGGAAG CTGCATCCTGGTGCGTTACGCAAGCCAAAATTCGCTGGACGAAAGTTCGCAGAAGCAGCTGCCAAGGGcaaatgggaaggaaaaaaccaCCGGAGCTTACCGCAACAACATCCACACGCAGCGCTCGTTCGAGGCCATGAACATGATGCGAGA ACAAAACATGCTCTGTGATGTGGTGCTGGTAGCCGAGGGTATCGAAATTCCTGCCCATAAAATGGTGCTCGCCTCCTGCAGCCAGTACTTTTACGCGATGTTCACTGGGTTCGAGGAGAGTCGCCAGGATCGTATCACCCTGCAGGGTGTTGATCCACGGGCGCTGCAGCTGCTGATCGAGTACGTCTACCGAGCGGTGGTTGAGGTGACCGAAGAGAACGTCCAGATACTGCTGACCGCAGCTAACCTGCTGCAGTTGACGGACGTGCGCGATGCCTGTTGCGACTACCTCCAAACGCAGCTCGATCCGAGTAATTGTCTGGGGATACGCGACTTTGCTGACATTCACGGGTGCATCGATCTGCTAAATTACGCCGAAACGTACATCGAGCAGCATTTCTC GGAGGTGGTACAATTCGATGAGTTTCTTAACCTCTCGAGCGATCAGGTGGCTCATCTGATCAAGAGCGATCGATTGTCGGTGCCCACGGAGGAAAAG GTGTACGAATGCGTAATCACATGGATACAGTACGACGTTAACGGCCGGCAGCACCACATGGCCGACCTGATGGAGCACGTGCGATTGCCGCTGCTCTCCCAGGACTACCTAGTGCAGCACGTGGAGAAGGAACATTTGCTGAAGGGCGATCTGCAGTGCAAGGATTACATCATCGAGGCGCTCAAGTACCACCTGCTGAAAGGCGAACAAAAATCGTGCTTTAAAACGCCTCGCACCATTCCCCGGCAGCCGGTCGGGTTGCCCAAAGTGCTGCTTGTGATTGGCGGTCAGGCACCGAAAGCGATCCGCTCCGTCGAGTGTTACGATTTGCGCGAGGAAAAGTGGTACCAGGTGGCCGAGATGCCAACCCGACGGTGTCGAGCCGGGTTGGCCGTGCTCGGGGATAAGGTGTACGCCGTGGGTGGATTCAATGGGTCGCTGCGTGTCAAAACCGTCGACGTGTACGATCCGGTGCTGGATCAGTGGACGACAAGCTACAACATGGAGGCGCGTCGATCGACACTTGGCGTGGCCGTGTTGAACAGCTGCATTTACGCGGTGGGTGGTTTCGACGGTTCGACCGGATTGAGCTCGGCGGAAATGTTCGATCCAAAGCGGCAAGAGTGGCGCCTGATCGCGTCTATGTCCACACGTCGCAGCTCAGTCGGAGTGGGTGTAGTGAATGGGTTGCTTTACGCGGTCGGTGGATACGACGGAGCGTCACGGCAGTGTCTGGCCTCGGTTGAGCGTTACAACCCTTCGACGGACAGCTGGACGCAGATCGCGGAAATGTCCGCACGACGAAGCGGAGCAGGAGTCGGAGTGTTGGACAACATCCTGTTCGCTGTCGGTGGCCATGATGGACCGCTCGTGCGGAAATCCGTTGAGGCGTACGATCCCGCCACGAATAGCTGGCGGGCGGTTGGTGATATGGCGTTCTGTCGGCGTAATGCAGGTGTTGTGGCGCATAATGGCATGCTGTACGTCGTGGGTGGTGACGATGGCCTTTCGAATCTAGCCTCGGTGGAGGTGTACAGCCCGGAAACGGACAGCTGGCGTATCCTGCCGTCGTCGATGAGCATCGGCCGCAGCTATGCTGGGGTGGCAATGATAGATAAGCCCTTGTGA
- the LOC128725739 gene encoding uncharacterized protein LOC128725739, which translates to MSAVDTQLHSPIEGCDVVNGAGNQTATILQLAIAALRITKTAGTDGNNNANHPPRLRKQITLDEVAYHDSYDDCWIVLYDRVYDITNFLKLHPGGHDVLVENGGRDATIAFLNAGHSSMALKSLKLYEIGELPFSECIYRCPGKLTLAHLPD; encoded by the exons ATGTCCGCGGTGGACACGCAACTACACAGCCCCATCGAGGGTTGTGATGTTGTGAATGGAGCTGGAAATCAAACGGCCACCATACTGCAGCTGGCAATTGCTGCACTTCGCATCACCAAAACAGCCGGAACCGATGGGAACAATAACGCGAACCATCCGCCACGGCTAAGGAAACAAATCACACTGGACGAGGTGGCATATCACGATTCCTACGATGATTGCTGGATCGTGTTGTACGATCGAGTGTACGATATCACGAATTTTCTCAAATTG CACCCTGGTGGACATGACGTACTGGTGGAGAACGGAGGCCGAGATGCGACGATAGCGTTCCTAAATGCGGGTCACTCCAGCATGGCACTAAAGTCCTTAAAGCTGTACGAAATTGGCGAACTTCCGTTCAGCGAGTGCATCTACCGGTGTCCAGGGAAGCTGACGCTAGCACACCTGCCCGATTAG